Proteins from a genomic interval of Cognatishimia sp. WU-CL00825:
- a CDS encoding sugar ABC transporter ATP-binding protein, with the protein MRNQIDMKGIDKSFFATRALNNVNFSCVSGEVHALVGLNGAGKSTLMKVLGGVIERDSGTIEVNGAPVQINAPTDANAQGISMIHQEYSLINELTVAGNIFLGRELRKAGTPFLNKVEMARQVTEQLDRFGLDLDPNRPVRDLNSGEKQIVEIIRALMSDSWLIVMDEPTSALSEEDKGRLFDFIRRMKAEGISIIYISHHMPEIFGIAEQVTVMRDGQIVLSERTAETSEDAVIRTMTGSELENFVKPHKDVSSEVLVNVSDLCKKETYQDISFEVHRGEILVMTGLRGCGAPEMAKAIFGLDADYTGAITYRDKTLKPGRGPAVAVGEGMGLVTENRDKNGILPQLSVRDNIALPYLEKSIKTGILDGRAIENVVTKAIADTSTKTSSPNQEIRFLSGGNKQKICFSRWLDPDLEFLILLEPTRGIDVHAKADIYRIIEDLAERGVGILILSYEIDEVIMLADRVITLYQGQCVSEFTYPKFDKDQMLADIAGVGQAH; encoded by the coding sequence ATGCGCAACCAAATTGATATGAAGGGCATCGACAAGAGTTTCTTTGCGACCCGCGCCCTTAACAACGTGAATTTCTCGTGTGTCTCGGGCGAAGTGCACGCGCTGGTCGGTCTGAATGGCGCAGGCAAGTCGACTCTGATGAAAGTTCTAGGCGGAGTGATCGAACGCGATTCAGGCACCATCGAAGTGAATGGTGCTCCTGTCCAGATAAATGCCCCCACCGACGCCAACGCGCAGGGCATATCAATGATCCATCAGGAATATTCCCTGATCAACGAACTAACCGTCGCAGGAAATATCTTCCTTGGCCGTGAGTTGCGCAAAGCAGGCACGCCTTTCCTGAACAAGGTCGAAATGGCACGCCAAGTGACGGAACAACTTGACCGTTTTGGTCTCGACCTCGATCCCAACAGGCCTGTGCGGGACCTGAATTCTGGCGAAAAGCAGATCGTGGAAATCATCCGCGCGCTAATGTCTGACAGCTGGCTCATCGTGATGGATGAGCCCACCTCTGCCTTGTCAGAAGAAGACAAAGGACGGCTATTTGACTTCATCCGACGCATGAAAGCCGAGGGTATCTCGATCATCTATATCTCACACCATATGCCCGAAATCTTTGGTATCGCTGAACAAGTCACCGTTATGCGTGATGGGCAGATCGTGTTATCAGAACGCACCGCGGAAACCTCCGAAGACGCGGTCATTCGCACCATGACCGGCTCCGAACTTGAGAACTTTGTGAAGCCCCACAAAGATGTGTCGAGCGAGGTTTTGGTCAATGTGTCTGACCTCTGCAAAAAAGAGACTTATCAAGATATTTCCTTTGAAGTTCATCGCGGTGAAATTTTGGTGATGACCGGCCTACGCGGCTGTGGAGCCCCAGAAATGGCAAAAGCGATCTTTGGTTTAGATGCAGATTACACAGGTGCCATTACCTATCGAGACAAAACTCTCAAACCAGGTCGAGGCCCCGCGGTTGCTGTCGGTGAGGGCATGGGGCTAGTGACGGAAAACCGCGACAAAAACGGCATTCTGCCGCAGCTTTCCGTGCGTGACAATATCGCCCTGCCCTACCTTGAAAAATCGATAAAAACCGGCATTTTGGATGGGCGCGCCATCGAAAATGTTGTGACCAAAGCCATTGCCGACACTTCAACCAAAACCTCCAGCCCCAACCAAGAGATCCGATTTCTATCCGGCGGTAATAAACAGAAAATCTGTTTCTCTCGCTGGCTTGATCCCGATCTTGAATTCCTTATCCTACTTGAACCCACTCGCGGCATCGATGTGCACGCCAAGGCCGATATCTACCGGATCATCGAAGATCTCGCGGAACGCGGCGTGGGCATCCTGATCCTGTCATATGAAATTGATGAGGTCATCATGCTCGCGGATCGAGTGATCACCCTCTATCAAGGACAATGCGTATCAGAGTTCACCTATCCAAAATTTGATAAAGATCAGATGCTTGCAGATATCGCTGGCGTTGGTCAGGCTCATTAA
- a CDS encoding alcohol dehydrogenase catalytic domain-containing protein, whose amino-acid sequence MSPFETKLTAAKTIKVNDQNLTSEIPEGHARLQLAVGSLCGTDLHYYSHFANGMFVLQNPVTLGHEACAYVVDSNGTNLQKGQLVALNPIMNCQTCDACQNGEENLCTNKKFPGSATTVPHLDGFFRETIDHPARCCRPVSNDVAPNHLTFAEPLACALHSLNKGGVVAGQKVLVTGCGPMGLLAIAGAASRGAHVTACDLRPKAVELAQKIGAQNGLIVGQFDDQEIEGRFDVVIEASGAIPAFNSALKAVRRKGTVSILSNIQMGKAEVLLNLIMLKEIRVVGSFQFNREFEDAIQLIETKKIDFDALTAASFPLNQTGQALELMASGGAIGKIILLG is encoded by the coding sequence ATGTCACCATTTGAGACCAAACTCACAGCGGCCAAAACGATCAAAGTAAATGATCAAAACTTGACTAGCGAAATCCCCGAGGGTCACGCGCGTTTGCAACTCGCTGTTGGCTCTCTTTGCGGCACCGATCTGCACTACTATTCGCATTTTGCCAATGGCATGTTTGTTTTGCAAAATCCAGTCACATTGGGTCACGAAGCCTGCGCCTATGTTGTCGATTCAAATGGCACAAATTTGCAAAAAGGTCAGCTGGTCGCGCTCAACCCAATTATGAATTGCCAGACTTGCGACGCGTGCCAAAACGGCGAAGAAAACCTCTGCACGAATAAGAAATTCCCGGGGTCGGCCACTACCGTGCCACACCTAGACGGTTTTTTCCGAGAGACCATTGATCACCCAGCGCGTTGCTGCCGGCCAGTCAGCAATGACGTGGCCCCCAACCACTTAACTTTCGCCGAACCTTTGGCATGCGCCCTGCATTCTTTGAATAAGGGTGGTGTTGTTGCTGGACAAAAAGTGTTGGTTACAGGCTGTGGTCCGATGGGGCTTTTGGCAATCGCGGGTGCCGCGTCGCGCGGCGCGCATGTTACCGCGTGTGATTTGCGGCCCAAGGCCGTGGAACTTGCACAAAAAATTGGTGCCCAAAATGGTCTCATCGTCGGGCAATTTGATGATCAGGAAATAGAAGGCCGTTTTGACGTGGTCATCGAAGCCAGCGGTGCCATTCCTGCTTTCAATTCGGCGCTGAAGGCAGTGCGCCGGAAAGGCACTGTTTCGATCCTTAGTAACATTCAAATGGGGAAGGCAGAGGTTTTACTGAATCTCATCATGTTGAAGGAAATTAGGGTTGTCGGATCGTTTCAGTTTAACCGGGAATTTGAAGACGCAATTCAGCTCATTGAAACAAAGAAAATTGATTTTGATGCGCTGACAGCGGCAAGTTTTCCGTTGAACCAGACAGGTCAGGCTTTGGAATTAATGGCGTCTGGCGGCGCCATCGGAAAGATCATTCTGCTCGGCTAG
- a CDS encoding aldehyde dehydrogenase family protein yields MYYQCFIDNKFIDASNGARMPVMNPATAEQWAEVPACTGDDVTRALESAQKAQKSWALLPPIERAKHIYAIAEGLEKERDLLEELLVKEQGKPRAEAAGEVTDTIRYLTYSAEAARRLRGDILPSDNPREQLFIYKVPYGVTLGLMAYNYPLALIGRKVGPALVAGNTMIIKPHEATPVTASFFCRIVQEAGVPPGVINMLTGTGAEVGAPLTESPIVRMITLTGSIRAGQMIAEASAKNITALSLELGGSAPFIVLKDADIDAAVEAAVVARFANAGQVCICNETVLVEEAIADEFTEKLLKRAAEVKLGDPATNGGMGPVTTPSALQRIEKIVADSVAGGAKVALGGRRPTDPDFAAGNWYEPTVLVDATAETAAVQQEIFGPVLPIVRVKDYEDALNIANGRPDGLSAYLWTQNPTVYMDAIQRLETGTIFLNSGIVGYVQGYHNGHKLSGVGGEDGTHGIEGYLQKRTVYQKF; encoded by the coding sequence ATGTACTATCAGTGTTTTATCGACAACAAATTCATCGACGCCTCAAACGGCGCGCGCATGCCGGTTATGAACCCCGCCACCGCAGAGCAGTGGGCCGAGGTTCCCGCCTGTACTGGTGACGATGTGACCCGTGCCTTGGAAAGCGCCCAGAAAGCGCAAAAATCTTGGGCCTTGCTGCCACCGATTGAACGCGCAAAACACATCTACGCCATTGCTGAAGGCCTTGAAAAGGAACGAGACCTCTTAGAAGAGTTGCTGGTCAAAGAGCAAGGCAAACCCCGCGCTGAAGCCGCTGGCGAAGTCACCGATACCATCCGTTACCTGACCTATTCTGCCGAGGCCGCCCGCCGTCTGCGCGGCGATATACTGCCGTCAGATAACCCGCGCGAACAGCTCTTTATCTATAAAGTGCCCTATGGGGTCACGCTGGGGCTTATGGCTTACAATTACCCGCTGGCTCTGATCGGTCGCAAAGTTGGTCCAGCGCTGGTGGCAGGCAACACAATGATCATCAAACCCCATGAAGCAACGCCGGTCACGGCCTCGTTCTTTTGCCGCATTGTGCAAGAAGCTGGCGTGCCACCAGGTGTAATCAATATGCTGACGGGCACCGGGGCCGAGGTTGGTGCTCCCCTGACTGAAAGCCCAATTGTGCGTATGATCACTCTGACCGGATCCATCCGCGCAGGTCAGATGATCGCCGAAGCATCGGCCAAAAACATCACAGCACTCTCGTTAGAACTTGGAGGCAGCGCGCCGTTCATAGTCTTAAAAGATGCCGACATCGATGCGGCCGTCGAAGCCGCCGTTGTAGCCCGCTTTGCTAACGCCGGTCAGGTTTGCATTTGCAATGAGACCGTTTTGGTAGAGGAAGCCATCGCCGATGAGTTCACTGAAAAACTTTTAAAGCGCGCAGCCGAGGTCAAATTGGGTGACCCTGCTACCAATGGTGGTATGGGGCCGGTTACCACACCAAGTGCCTTGCAACGCATCGAGAAAATCGTTGCCGACTCTGTTGCGGGTGGGGCCAAGGTTGCTTTGGGTGGGCGACGCCCAACTGACCCGGATTTTGCTGCCGGAAACTGGTACGAACCAACGGTTCTTGTCGATGCGACTGCGGAAACCGCGGCAGTTCAGCAAGAGATTTTTGGGCCCGTGCTGCCCATCGTCCGGGTTAAAGATTATGAGGACGCCTTAAACATCGCCAACGGCCGCCCCGATGGGCTGTCGGCCTATCTCTGGACGCAAAACCCCACCGTGTACATGGATGCAATCCAGCGATTGGAAACTGGCACAATCTTCCTGAATTCAGGCATCGTTGGCTATGTCCAAGGTTATCACAATGGCCACAAGCTCAGCGGTGTTGGTGGCGAAGATGGCACCCACGGCATCGAAGGCTATTTACAAAAACGCACGGTTTATCAGAAATTCTAA
- a CDS encoding extracellular solute-binding protein: MNLKGMTWDHPRGFDPVVAASRAYSATTDVHISWDKRSLQAFADASIQQLAAEYDFIILDHPHVGQISEQGALLPLENNINPEASIGGSAESYAWNGQVWAYAIDAACQMAAHRPDMKAPTPTTWEEFLNDDASKFRALTPLLPVDAFDMFMTLVAGRGEENMPQNREKFVTDKNGLYALTVLRALYDLGPDEQVDMNPIAVLETLSTTNEFACSPCLFGYVNYARPNFREHQIAYFDLPLCAGHNMPRGILGGAGIGVSAKTKFPKDAKAFAKWITSAPVQSGLYLQNNGQPANRHTWIGQRKDIEFAGFFDGGFHTMANAWTRPRDVWFLGFVDDVCEIFPSFFRKAIPVETFLAQINALFQQHVKKDT; encoded by the coding sequence ATGAATTTGAAGGGCATGACATGGGACCACCCTCGAGGGTTTGATCCAGTTGTCGCTGCATCTCGCGCCTATTCTGCGACAACTGACGTTCATATCTCATGGGACAAGCGATCCCTTCAGGCCTTTGCAGATGCATCGATCCAGCAGCTCGCCGCAGAATATGACTTTATTATTCTGGATCACCCACACGTGGGTCAGATCTCAGAGCAAGGCGCTCTCCTGCCGCTTGAAAACAATATTAACCCCGAGGCTTCTATTGGCGGCTCTGCGGAAAGCTATGCATGGAATGGCCAAGTCTGGGCCTACGCTATTGATGCGGCATGTCAGATGGCGGCTCATCGCCCTGATATGAAAGCGCCAACACCCACTACATGGGAGGAATTTCTGAACGATGATGCATCAAAATTCCGCGCGCTGACCCCGCTTTTGCCAGTTGACGCTTTTGATATGTTCATGACCCTCGTAGCGGGACGCGGCGAAGAGAACATGCCGCAGAACCGCGAAAAATTTGTTACAGACAAAAACGGATTATATGCGCTGACCGTCCTGCGGGCGCTTTATGACCTTGGGCCGGATGAACAGGTCGACATGAATCCAATTGCGGTTCTTGAAACATTGAGCACCACCAACGAATTTGCCTGTTCACCTTGCCTCTTTGGCTATGTGAACTATGCGCGTCCCAATTTTCGCGAACATCAAATTGCCTATTTCGACTTACCGCTTTGTGCAGGCCACAATATGCCGCGCGGCATATTGGGTGGTGCTGGTATTGGCGTGTCTGCAAAGACAAAATTCCCAAAGGATGCGAAAGCCTTTGCAAAATGGATCACCAGCGCCCCCGTGCAATCTGGCCTTTATTTGCAAAACAATGGCCAGCCGGCCAACCGCCATACCTGGATTGGACAGCGCAAGGACATCGAATTTGCCGGTTTCTTCGACGGCGGGTTTCACACAATGGCAAACGCTTGGACCCGTCCACGCGATGTCTGGTTTCTAGGTTTTGTCGACGACGTCTGCGAAATCTTTCCCTCCTTTTTCCGCAAAGCAATCCCTGTCGAGACATTCCTCGCTCAGATCAACGCATTGTTTCAACAGCACGTAAAGAAGGACACATAA
- a CDS encoding SDR family NAD(P)-dependent oxidoreductase, translated as MPVAVITGGNKGLGLSQSQRFLDAGFDVCVVARSQGDFADLKGRAHFIECDIASDRTATFVGDIVKDMGPIAALVNNAGVHLKKPIWDVAPNELDKVLDINVRAMFAICGTYIRLHKDLGGAIVNVASMGGIMALPSAAAYVTAKTAVVGLTRSIAVDAAQFGIRCNAVSPGFIDTDMTRAILAKDPARRAKIEGRIPTHKFGLPKDVADAIFYLASDQAAYVNGANLPIDGGYAVGF; from the coding sequence ATGCCTGTTGCCGTCATCACCGGAGGAAACAAAGGATTGGGTCTCAGCCAATCACAGCGGTTTCTCGACGCAGGGTTCGACGTTTGTGTCGTTGCCCGCAGCCAAGGGGATTTTGCCGATCTCAAAGGTAGAGCGCATTTTATCGAATGCGATATCGCCTCAGATCGCACCGCGACATTTGTCGGTGACATCGTGAAGGATATGGGGCCGATTGCAGCACTTGTAAACAACGCCGGGGTCCACCTAAAGAAACCGATCTGGGACGTCGCTCCGAACGAATTGGACAAGGTTCTGGACATCAATGTGCGGGCTATGTTTGCCATTTGTGGCACATATATTCGCCTACACAAAGATCTGGGCGGTGCAATTGTGAACGTCGCTTCAATGGGTGGCATCATGGCCCTGCCCTCGGCTGCGGCTTATGTGACTGCAAAAACCGCCGTTGTTGGGCTCACGCGCTCTATTGCTGTGGACGCTGCACAGTTTGGCATTCGTTGCAATGCGGTTAGTCCGGGTTTCATCGACACCGATATGACCCGCGCCATTCTTGCCAAAGACCCCGCGCGACGCGCCAAAATCGAAGGGCGCATTCCAACTCATAAATTTGGTTTGCCCAAAGATGTTGCCGATGCAATCTTTTACCTCGCCTCGGACCAAGCCGCCTATGTGAATGGAGCAAATCTGCCGATCGATGGCGGTTATGCCGTTGGTTTTTAA
- a CDS encoding ABC transporter permease: MADIPATPRRSFSLDGLTLRYAVLAGLIIIASIGFSLANDNFYSLTNIGILLRSISVLFLVSMGMTFVMLTGGIDLSVGSNVAFSGGVGVVTLVATSSPWLGFVAAIMAGMAIGWLNGFFIGKLQLSAFMVTLATFALARGLALVIYDANSINVHNPVFLWLGGTSWGNLPVVIPFVALMFAALSILLYKTTFGRDIYAAGSNFNTAFVLGRRPGRKLIWVYVLTGFLAGLSAIITVGRVSSGQPWTGLYLEFDAITAVILGGTALAGGRGKLLGTILGVLLYGIIINGLVLTGTNPYLQSLIKGAILLGVVLLDTYTQKGKA; this comes from the coding sequence ATGGCAGACATTCCGGCAACACCCCGCCGCAGCTTTTCACTGGACGGCCTGACGCTGCGCTACGCAGTTTTGGCCGGTTTGATTATTATAGCGTCTATTGGCTTTAGTTTGGCCAATGATAATTTTTATTCTCTTACTAACATCGGCATTCTGCTGCGGTCTATCTCAGTGCTGTTTTTGGTGTCGATGGGCATGACCTTTGTTATGCTGACAGGCGGCATTGATTTGTCCGTTGGCTCTAACGTTGCCTTTTCCGGCGGCGTCGGCGTGGTGACTCTCGTGGCCACCAGCAGCCCTTGGCTTGGGTTTGTCGCAGCAATTATGGCAGGCATGGCAATTGGCTGGCTGAATGGGTTCTTCATCGGCAAGTTGCAACTCTCAGCCTTTATGGTCACGCTGGCAACTTTTGCCCTGGCCCGCGGCTTGGCGCTGGTGATCTACGATGCCAATTCGATCAACGTACACAACCCGGTCTTTTTGTGGCTTGGCGGCACCAGCTGGGGCAACCTGCCCGTGGTGATCCCCTTTGTAGCCCTGATGTTCGCAGCGCTGTCGATCCTGCTTTATAAAACCACATTTGGGCGCGACATTTACGCGGCGGGCTCGAATTTTAACACTGCATTCGTGTTGGGTCGTCGTCCTGGCAGGAAACTGATCTGGGTCTATGTATTGACCGGTTTCCTTGCTGGTCTCTCTGCAATCATCACAGTTGGCCGTGTTTCTTCTGGTCAACCCTGGACAGGTCTTTACCTAGAGTTTGACGCCATCACAGCGGTCATCCTTGGCGGCACGGCGTTGGCCGGCGGGCGAGGCAAACTCTTGGGCACGATCCTTGGTGTGCTGCTTTACGGCATCATCATCAATGGGCTCGTCCTTACCGGCACAAACCCATACCTGCAAAGCTTGATCAAAGGTGCCATTTTACTCGGCGTTGTCCTTCTGGACACCTATACCCAGAAAGGCAAAGCGTAA
- a CDS encoding GMC family oxidoreductase N-terminal domain-containing protein has product MQETFDHIVIGGGSAGCVAASHLVESGNKNVLLLEAGHHHRHPLLDMPPGVFKLLKNGSKFFKTHESVPQDHLGGRKSEIPQGNVLGGGSSVNGQAYVRGRPSDYEEWNKILRGNNDTVSWAWKDVLPHFKTLEGNHKFNDDLHGVDGKLTVSDPGYIDDMARWFVQALQAQGEPFNPDFNGKEQRGVGYFQFTYNQGQRVSAAYAFIEPLMRAKDKRLTLCLNACVQRIIIENGRAVGVAYKDKSGALKIARTKGEIILSSGALITPKILMLSGIGPADHLKEHAIDVVSDLPGVGQNLQDHPDVPIVARANGPYGYWGQDRGWNMIRNGIEFKLFKRGKITTTGLEAAVFLNPRDPEAPPTHEAYCIPIMYLDDEKLKEIGDGHGVSIQIVLLKPHSRGEVKLASANPDDMPLISPNFLKDQRDLEAMVTGLRYFRETLATKPLSARVQEIVSPQPEAFTDEGLKDHCRDFVKTNYHPAGTAKMGADGDKMAVLDARMRVRGVQGLRVCDMSAVPEIPAGNTNAPAMMLGHRCAEMVLGDL; this is encoded by the coding sequence ATGCAAGAAACATTTGATCACATCGTGATTGGCGGCGGTTCAGCGGGCTGTGTCGCGGCATCACATCTAGTCGAATCCGGCAACAAGAATGTCTTATTGCTAGAGGCTGGTCATCATCACCGTCACCCGCTTTTGGACATGCCACCAGGCGTGTTCAAACTGCTGAAAAACGGCTCAAAATTCTTCAAAACCCATGAATCCGTTCCACAAGATCACCTCGGCGGTCGCAAGTCTGAGATCCCTCAGGGCAATGTCCTTGGGGGTGGCTCGTCAGTGAACGGTCAAGCTTATGTACGTGGGCGTCCCTCTGATTACGAAGAGTGGAATAAAATTCTGCGCGGCAATAACGACACTGTCAGTTGGGCTTGGAAAGATGTCCTGCCTCACTTTAAGACACTGGAAGGAAACCATAAATTTAATGATGATCTGCATGGGGTAGACGGTAAGCTAACGGTGTCCGATCCGGGTTATATTGATGATATGGCCAGGTGGTTTGTGCAGGCACTGCAAGCGCAAGGCGAACCTTTCAACCCCGACTTTAACGGCAAAGAACAGCGCGGCGTTGGTTACTTCCAGTTCACCTATAACCAAGGCCAGCGGGTCTCTGCGGCTTATGCTTTCATCGAACCTCTGATGCGCGCAAAAGACAAGCGTCTCACCCTGTGTCTGAACGCCTGTGTTCAGCGCATCATTATTGAAAATGGTCGTGCAGTAGGTGTTGCGTATAAAGACAAATCAGGAGCGCTTAAAATCGCGCGCACCAAGGGCGAAATAATCCTGTCGTCCGGTGCGTTGATCACACCCAAAATTCTGATGCTTTCGGGCATTGGGCCAGCCGATCACCTCAAAGAGCACGCCATCGATGTGGTTTCTGACCTACCCGGTGTGGGCCAAAACCTTCAAGATCATCCCGATGTGCCCATCGTCGCCCGCGCAAATGGACCCTATGGCTATTGGGGGCAGGATCGCGGTTGGAACATGATCCGCAACGGTATCGAATTTAAGCTTTTCAAGCGCGGCAAAATCACCACAACAGGGTTGGAAGCCGCAGTATTTTTGAACCCCAGAGATCCAGAGGCTCCGCCAACACACGAGGCGTATTGCATCCCGATAATGTATTTGGATGACGAGAAGCTCAAGGAAATCGGCGACGGGCATGGCGTATCAATCCAGATTGTCTTGTTGAAACCACACTCGCGCGGCGAAGTGAAACTGGCCTCTGCCAATCCCGACGATATGCCTTTGATTTCCCCAAACTTCCTAAAGGACCAGCGGGATCTAGAAGCCATGGTCACCGGCTTACGTTATTTCCGAGAAACACTGGCTACCAAGCCATTGTCGGCTCGGGTTCAGGAGATTGTTTCCCCTCAGCCCGAGGCGTTCACAGATGAGGGTCTGAAAGACCACTGCCGTGATTTTGTCAAAACCAATTACCATCCAGCGGGCACTGCAAAAATGGGTGCTGATGGTGACAAAATGGCCGTTCTGGATGCCCGGATGCGCGTGCGCGGTGTCCAAGGGTTGCGTGTTTGCGACATGTCAGCCGTTCCTGAAATCCCTGCCGGCAACACAAACGCACCCGCCATGATGCTCGGCCATCGCTGCGCAGAAATGGTGCTCGGAGACCTTTAA
- a CDS encoding sugar ABC transporter substrate-binding protein produces MKTLTKLTAGLAMAGTMMGTTALADDGTLDVVFINDGHVAPYHVAWLTGFEDAIDAYDKAFGDLKVSGRWLSAEGSLEKMIQQTEVTINEKPDVMFVNAINVDAFEPLVAKAQAAGITWIAVHSPMESADYSFTLGDVVNGRNQGMAMCALSGGEVYKVGIMLGQAGNPSGEARRQGILEGIATCDNIEIVAEQPADWDTVKAQSITENWLTQYPDLDAISGVTDGYMYPAIAVSQNSGRDDIDFYGYDGDIPIIQQMDDGNVKADILLSGTREGWNFVQMAYRIHKGEELEKLYDFFTPLVLSKSNYETALANGFPNNIQVYHVEDALEVAAKGYLEFGPDSVK; encoded by the coding sequence ATGAAAACATTGACCAAACTTACCGCAGGACTGGCTATGGCCGGGACCATGATGGGGACGACAGCGCTGGCCGATGATGGCACGCTAGATGTGGTCTTTATCAACGATGGCCACGTCGCGCCTTATCACGTTGCTTGGCTGACCGGTTTTGAAGACGCCATTGACGCATATGACAAGGCTTTTGGTGATCTGAAAGTTTCTGGTCGTTGGTTGTCCGCAGAAGGCTCGTTGGAAAAAATGATCCAGCAGACAGAAGTGACCATCAATGAAAAGCCTGACGTCATGTTTGTGAACGCGATCAATGTTGACGCCTTCGAACCGCTGGTCGCAAAGGCGCAGGCTGCTGGCATTACTTGGATTGCGGTGCACTCACCAATGGAGAGCGCTGACTACAGCTTCACCCTGGGCGACGTTGTGAACGGTCGTAATCAGGGCATGGCGATGTGTGCCCTGTCAGGTGGAGAAGTATACAAGGTTGGCATCATGCTAGGCCAGGCTGGTAACCCATCGGGCGAAGCACGTCGCCAGGGCATTCTCGAAGGTATCGCAACCTGCGACAACATCGAAATCGTCGCAGAACAGCCCGCAGATTGGGACACTGTTAAGGCCCAGTCCATCACCGAAAACTGGCTGACCCAATACCCAGATCTTGACGCCATTTCCGGCGTGACTGACGGATATATGTACCCTGCGATTGCTGTGTCTCAGAACAGTGGTCGCGATGATATCGACTTTTACGGCTATGACGGCGATATCCCGATCATTCAGCAAATGGACGATGGCAACGTCAAAGCCGACATCCTGCTATCTGGAACCAGAGAAGGCTGGAACTTTGTCCAAATGGCCTATCGTATTCACAAGGGCGAAGAACTTGAGAAGCTCTATGACTTCTTTACTCCGCTGGTCCTAAGCAAATCCAACTACGAAACAGCATTGGCGAACGGATTCCCGAACAACATTCAGGTTTATCACGTGGAAGATGCACTTGAAGTGGCCGCCAAAGGCTATCTCGAGTTTGGTCCTGACTCTGTGAAGTAA
- a CDS encoding ABC transporter permease gives MTNFPKLFREYNIVFVTIALCLVFFLISPRFLSVDNMSAISRQIVPIGLIALGQFFVVVSGNIDLSMGMGSVLFAIVLGVVFGITGGVALGIVAVIVFSLALGFVNGLLVAKLKLPSFIVTLAGLFMAQGLSGLIIPRGQQIFLMGGFFRFVGAEKYLGLYASFLFLLALFALAYVVYNHTRWGAYVIAIGNSEENAKLAGINVDRVKIGIFMFSALCSGFAGVILSSRMGFVQPGLDGNGLLLDGIAAIIIGGTLILGGRGTITGAFWGLLFIGVTNNALNLLNVTDVWHQVFKGSIILAALGVNWLLWQSRQAEAQ, from the coding sequence ATGACCAATTTCCCCAAACTTTTCCGAGAATATAACATCGTCTTCGTGACGATTGCCCTTTGCCTGGTGTTCTTTTTGATAAGCCCCCGCTTTCTGAGCGTGGATAATATGTCTGCAATTTCGAGACAGATCGTGCCGATTGGCCTGATCGCGCTAGGTCAATTCTTCGTCGTGGTTTCTGGCAATATCGACCTTTCGATGGGCATGGGCTCCGTGCTTTTTGCGATTGTTCTAGGTGTTGTATTTGGCATCACCGGAGGCGTTGCCCTTGGGATCGTTGCCGTTATTGTTTTTTCATTGGCTTTAGGCTTTGTGAATGGGCTTTTGGTGGCCAAGCTAAAGCTGCCCTCGTTCATCGTGACTCTCGCCGGGCTTTTCATGGCGCAGGGCCTTTCAGGCCTGATCATCCCGCGCGGACAGCAGATCTTTTTGATGGGTGGCTTTTTTCGCTTCGTCGGAGCCGAAAAATACCTCGGACTATATGCAAGCTTCTTGTTCCTCCTTGCGCTCTTCGCTTTGGCCTATGTGGTCTATAACCACACTCGTTGGGGGGCCTATGTCATTGCGATAGGTAACAGCGAGGAAAACGCCAAACTTGCCGGCATCAACGTTGACCGCGTCAAGATTGGTATCTTCATGTTCTCTGCTCTTTGCAGTGGCTTTGCGGGTGTGATCCTGTCGTCCCGCATGGGTTTTGTGCAACCGGGCCTGGATGGCAATGGTCTGCTCTTGGACGGGATTGCAGCAATTATCATCGGCGGAACTCTTATCCTCGGAGGACGCGGCACGATCACCGGTGCCTTCTGGGGGCTCTTGTTCATCGGCGTCACCAACAATGCCCTGAATCTGCTGAATGTTACCGACGTGTGGCACCAGGTTTTTAAGGGCTCAATCATTCTAGCAGCACTCGGCGTCAATTGGCTGCTGTGGCAGTCCCGCCAAGCCGAAGCCCAATAG